AGCTCGACCGCTTTGCCAAGCGCGCCGGCCTGCTCTTCCAGGTCGTCGACGACATTCTCGACTGCACCGCCAGCACCGCCACGCTGGGCAAGACCGCCGGCAAGGACGAAGCCGCCGACAAGCCGACCTACGTGGCGCTGCTCGGGCTCGAACGCGCCCGCGCCTACGCCGAAGAACTGCGAACCGAAGCCCTCGCGGCGCTGTCTGTGTTCGGCGAGCGTGCCAGCCGCCTGATCCAGCTGGCCGATTTCATTTGCCACCGGCAATTCTGAACATGACTGCTGCCTCGACCTTTCCGCTGCTGGAACGCATTGCCTCACCGGCCGACCTGCGCCGCCTGGACCGCAAACAACTGCCGGTCCTCGCCGCCGAGTTGCGCCAGTTCCTGATCGAATCGGTCGCCCAGACCGGTGGTCACCTCTCGTCGAACCTCGGTACGGTCGAGCTGACCCTGGCCCTGCACCGCGTCTTCAACACCCCCGACGACCGGCTGGTCTGGGACGTCGGCCACCAGTGCTATCCGCACAAGATTCTCACCGGTCGCCGTGAGGGGATGAGTCGGCTGCGCATGCGCCACGGTCTCGCCGGCTTTCCCAAGCGCTGCGAGAGCGAGTACGACACCTTCGGCGTCGGGCACTCCTCGACCTCGATCTCGGCGGCGTTGGGCATGGCCCTGGCCGCCAAGCAGCAAGGCCTTCCCCGCCAGGTGGTGGCAATCATCGGCGACGGCGCGATGTCGGCCGGGCAAGCCTTCGAAGCGCTCAACAATGCCGGTGTCGCCGATGCCGACATGCTGGTCATCCTCAACGACAACGAGATGTCGATCTCGCCGCCGGTCGGCGCGCTGAACAACATCCTCACCCGCCTGACCTCAAGCAAGACCTACAACGCCGCCCGCGAAGCCGGCCGCCACATGCTCGGTTTTGCCCCGCCGCTGCTCGAACTCGCCCGTCGTGCCGAAGAGCACGTCAAGGGCATGATCGCACCGGGTACGCTGTTCGAGGAATTCGGCTTTCATTATTACGGTCCGATTGATGGCCATGACCTCGATGCGCTGATCCCGACGCTGGAAAACCTGAAGCAGATCAAAGGCCCCAAGTTCCTGCACGTGATCACCAAGAAGGGCCAGGGCTACAAGCTGGCCGAGGCCGACCCCATCCTTTACCACGGCGTCAGCAAATTCTCCGCCGACGAAGGCATCGCCTCCGGCAAGAGCGGCGGCAAGCTCAGCTACACCCAGGTCTTTGGCGACTGGCTGTGCGACATGGCACGCGCCGATGCCCGCCTGGTCGGGATCACCCCGGCGATGCGCGAAGGCTCGGGCATGGTCCGCTTCGCCAGCGAACAGCCGGCGCGTTACTTCGACGTCGGGATCGCCGAACAGCACGCCGTCACCTTCGCCGCCGGCATGGCCTGCGAGGGCCTCAAGCCGGTGGTTGCGATCTACTCGACCTTCCTGCAGCGGGCTTACGACCAACTGGTGCACGACGTTGCGCTGCAGAATTTACCGGTGGTTTTCGCGGTCGACCGTGGCGGCCTGGTCGGCGCCGACGGCCCGACCCACCACGGCACCTTCGACCTCTCGTTCGCCGCCTGCATCCCCAATCTGGCAGTCATTACCCCCGCCGACGAAGCCGAGTGCCGCGCACTGCTGACCACCGCCTTCCGCCACGACGGCCCGACGCTGGTCCGCTACCCGCGCGGCAGCGGTCTCGGCACCGTCCCCGGCAATGACCTCGACGCCCTGCCCTTCGGCAAGGGCGAAATCCGCCGCCCGGGCCGTCAGGTCGCGCTGCTCGCTTTCGGCAGCCTGCTCGGCGCTGCCTTGGCCGCCGGCGACGACCTCAATGCCACGGTCGCCAACATGCGCTTCGTCAAGCCGCTCGACGCCGACCTGGTCGCCGAACTCGCCGGGAACCATTCCCTGCTGGTCACGCTCGAAGAAAATGCCGTGATCGGCGGCGCCGGCTCGGAGGTCGAGCGCGTGCTCGCCGAACGCGGTCTCGCCGTCCCGGTACTGCGCCTCGGCCTGCCCGACCGCTTCATCGACCACGGCGAACAAGGCCAGCTCCTCGCCGAACTCGGCCTCGACAAAGCAGGCATCGTCCGCGCCATCCAGGCCCGGCTTGCCTCCGACAACAGACAATAACCCTTACCCCGACAGAACAGCCCACCATGAGCACCCCGAACACTGCTATCCCCGACGTGCAGAACCTGGCCGACACCCGCCAGATCGCGATCAATAAAGTCGGGATCAAGTCGATCCGCCACCCGATCAAGGTCCAGGACAAGTCCGGCGGCATCCAGCACACCATCGCGATGTTCAACATGTACGTCAGCCTGCCGCACAACTTCAAAGGCACGCACATGTCCCGCTTCGTCGAGATTCTCAACAGCCACGAGCGTGAAATCTCGGTCGAAAACTTCCCGGCGATGCTGCGCGACATGGTCGAAAAGCTCGAAGCCGAAAGCGGCCACATCGAGATGAGCTTCCCGTACTTCATCAACAAGGCCGCGCCGGTTTCCGGCGTGCAGAGCCTGATGGACTACGACGTCACCTTCATCGGCGAAATCTGCGGCGGCGAAATCCGCTTCTCGCTCAAGGTCGTGGTCCCGGTCACCAGCCTCTGCCCGTGCTCGAAAAAGATTTCCGAATACGGCGCCCACAACCAGCGCTCGCACGTCACCGTCACCGCCCGCACCAACGGCTTCCTGTGGATCGAGGAACTGGTCCAGTTGGTCGAAAGCGAAGCCTCCTGCGAACTGTGGGGCCTGCTCAAGCGCCCGGACGAGAAGTACGTCACCGAGCGCGCCTACGACAACCCCAAGTTCGTTGAAGACATGGTTCGCGACGTCGCCGCCCGCCTCAACGCCGAAACCCGGATCGATGCCTACATCGTCGAATCCGAAAATTTCGAGTCGATCCACAACCACTCCGCCTACGCGCTGATCGAAAAAGACAAAACACGCGGCTAAACCGGCAAAAACCCGGATTTTCACGGTCGACCGTGAAAATCAGCCAAAAAGCGCAGCCAGGCTGCGCTTTTTTCTTTTTCACTGCCGCCGCTACCCGGCAACCGCAAAAAACTCGCTCGGCGCAGCGCCGAACTGGCGGCGGAACATGGCGGTAAAGGCGCTCGGGCTGGCGTAGCCGGCGTCGAGCGCGACGTCGAGGACGCGACGGCCGGCGGCCAGTTGTTGCAGGGCGAACAGCAGCCGCGCTTGGCGCCGCCATTCGCCGAAGCTCATCCCGGTCGCTCGCTGAAAACGCCGCTGCAGGGTGCGGCTGTCGATGCCCAAGGCCGCCGCCCAGTCGACCGTTGTGCGCGCGTCGTCGGGGGTGTTGCGCAGGGTTTCGCACAAGGGCTGCAGGAGCGGATCGGCGGGGATCGGCAGCGCCAGTGGCAGGCTTGGCAGGATTTGCAGTTCGTCGAGCAGTACGCGGATCAGCCGTTCGGCCCGGCTCTCAGGCGGATGCGGCGGCTGCAATTGCACCGCCGCCAGCAGCAACTCGCGCAGCAGCGGCGTCACCGCCAGCACGGCGCACATGCTCGGCATCGCCCGCACCGCATCGGGCCGGACATAGACGCTGCGGATGCACACCCGGCTCAGCATCCGCACCTGGTGCCACTCGCCGGGTGGAATCCAGATCGCCCGGCTCGGCGGCGCGATCCATTGGCCAAGCCCGGTTTCAACCTGCATCACCCCCTCGATCGCGAACAGCACCTGCGCCACCGGGTGGGTATGGCGGATGGTCGTCGTTCCGGCGACGTAGGTTTCGGATTTGCCGATCAGCAAGCTGTCGGCCATCGCCTCGGGCGGGCCAACTTCGGCAATCGGCGCCAGCGCCGGGTTGCTTGGGTACTCCATGTCGCTTTCTCGATAGTTTCTGCCACAATCCAGCAGGACAGGCAAAAGCATAACACCTAGCATGATCACCCGACTCATCCCTGGAGCCTCCCGATCATGACCAGCAGCACCGCTTTACCCGCCAACGCCGCGCCCGACGATACCCGCTACCGGGTACTGACCGCGATCAGCCTGGCGCACTTTCTCAACGACATGATGCAGTCGCTGATCCTGGCGCTTTACCCGATTCTCAAAGGCAATTACCACCTCAGTTTTGGCGAAATCGGCCTGCTGACCCTGACCTACCAATGCACCGCCTCACTGCTGCAGCCGCTGGTCGGACTCTTCACCGACCGCAAGCCGATGCCGCGCGCCTTGGCGCTGGCCATGGCCGCGACGCTGATCGGCTTGCTGCTGCTGGCGCAGGCCACCACCCTGCCCGGCCTGCTGCTGGCGGCCGCACTGGTCGGCACCGGTTCGGCGATTTTTCATCCGGAATCGTCGCGGGTGGCGCGCCTGGCCTCGGGCGGCCGGCACGGCTTCGCGCAGTCGCTGTTCCAGTTGGGTGGCAATGGCGGCACCGCCGCCGGTCCGCTGCTGGCGGCGCTGATCATCCTGCCCGGGGGCCAGCACAGCGTTGCCTGGTTTGCGCTCGCCGCGCTGCTGGCGATCATCGTCCTCTGGCAAGTCGGCAACTGGTATCGCACTCACCTAGCGGCCCAGCCCACACGGGCACCGGCACCGGTGCAGGCGCCGCTGGCGGCTGGCCGCACCCGGCTGGCACTGGCAGTGCTGGTCGGCCTGGTGATCGGCAAATACACCTACATGGCCAGCCTGCACAGCTACTACACCTTCTACCTGATGCAGCATTTCGCGCTCGACGCCGAGGCAGCGCAGCTCTACCTGTTCGCCTTTCTCTTTGCCGCTGCTGCCGGCACGCTGCTCGGCGGCCCCCTGGGTGACCGGATCGGGCGGCGCAGCGTGATCTGGTTTTCGATTCTCGGCACCATTCCCTTCGCGCTGTGGCTGCCTCATGCCAACCTGCACGGCACGCTGCTGCTGAGCATGGCGATCGGTTTCATCCTCTCGTCGGCGTTCTCTGCGATTCTGGTCTTCGCCCAGGAGTTGGTGCCAGGCAAGGTGGGTACGATTTCCGGGCTGTTCTTTGGTCTGGCCTTCGGCATCGCCGGACTGGCCGCCGCCGTGCTCGGCTGGCTCGCTGACCACTGGGGCATTGTCGGCATCTACCAGCTGAGCGCCTGGCTGCCGCTGAGCGGCCTGATCGCGCTGGCTCTGCCGGACCTGCGCCGCAGCGGCCGTTGAAGCAAAAAAAAACGGAGTGCCGAGGCACTCCGTTTCCTGAACTGAAAGAACAGTCCTGATTACTGCGCGGCCGCAGCAGCCGGCTTGCGTGCAACCAGCTTTTCCTTGATGCGGGCGGACTTGCCGGAACGCTCGCGGAGGTAGTACAGCTTGGCACGACGCACATCACCGCGACGCTTGACTTCGATCGAAGCAACCAGCGGGGAGTAGCTCTGGAAAGTACGCTCGACGCCTTCGCCGGAAGAGATCTTGCGGACGATGAAGGAAGAGTTCAGACCACGGTTGCGCTTGGCAATGACCACGCCTTCGTAAGCCTGCAGACGCTCGCGGTTACCTTCCTTGACCTTCACTTGCACGACGACGGTGTCGCCGGGAGCGAAATCAGGGATGGTCTTGCCCAGGCGGGCGATTTCTTCTTGTTCCAGTTGTTGAATCAGGTTCATGTGAGATCCTTCGATTGTTAAATTTTACTCACCGCATTGCTCCGCTTCGGCAATTTCCGAGAGGAGTTGCGTTTCTTCCGCAGTCAGACTGCGTTGCGCCAGCCAATTGGCCAACAGCTCCGGGCGGCGCTCCCGGGTTCGCTGCAGCGACTGCTTGAGCCGCCAGCGGCGAATCTTTTTGTGGTCGCCGGACAGCAGTACTGCCGGCACCCCTTGTCCTTCGTAGACTTCGGGCCGCGTGTAATGCGGGCAATCGAGCAGGCCATCGACAAAGGAATCCTCGGTCGCCGACGCAGCATCGCCCAGCACCCCCGGCAACTGGCGGACAACGGCATCGATCAACACCATTGCCGGCAATTCGCCGCCGGACAGCACGAAATCTCCGACCGATATTTCTTCATCGACGCAGCGCTCGATCAGACGCTCGTCAATTCCTTCATAGCGACCGCAGAGGAGGATCAAGCCCTCGTCGGCGGCAGCCAGTTCCATCACTCGCGCATGCGTCAGCGGACGCCCTTGCGGCGACAGGTAAATCACCCGGCTGCGCACCACGCCGACAGCGGACTGGGCCGCCTTGGCTGAGGCAATCGCCTTTTCCAGCGGCGCGGCCTGCATCAGCATGCCGGGACCGCCGCCAAACGGCCGATCATCGACGCGCCGCCAGGCATTTTCGGCGAAATCGCGCGGATTCCAGCCTTGCCAGGCCCAGCGCCCTTCTTCCAGTGCGCGACGGGTAATCCCGCTCTGCGTGACGGCCGCGAACATCTCGGGAAAGATGCTCACGCAGTCGAAACGCATCACCAGTCGAGTCCCCAGTCGGCGAGAATTTCGCCTTTTTCGCGGTCGACCGTGGAAACCACGGCATCGACGAAAGGCAAAAGCCGCTCGGTGCCATCTTCGCCAACGACGCGCAAGACATCGTTGGCACCGGTCTCGATCAGGCTGGCCACCCGACCAAGCAATTCGCCCGCCGGATTAACCACCCGCATGCCGATCAAGTCGGCCCAGTAATACTCGTCGGCCGCAGTCTGCGGCAAGGCCGCGCGCGGCGCCCCGACCAGCACC
This genomic window from Dechloromonas sp. ZY10 contains:
- the dxs gene encoding 1-deoxy-D-xylulose-5-phosphate synthase, yielding MTAASTFPLLERIASPADLRRLDRKQLPVLAAELRQFLIESVAQTGGHLSSNLGTVELTLALHRVFNTPDDRLVWDVGHQCYPHKILTGRREGMSRLRMRHGLAGFPKRCESEYDTFGVGHSSTSISAALGMALAAKQQGLPRQVVAIIGDGAMSAGQAFEALNNAGVADADMLVILNDNEMSISPPVGALNNILTRLTSSKTYNAAREAGRHMLGFAPPLLELARRAEEHVKGMIAPGTLFEEFGFHYYGPIDGHDLDALIPTLENLKQIKGPKFLHVITKKGQGYKLAEADPILYHGVSKFSADEGIASGKSGGKLSYTQVFGDWLCDMARADARLVGITPAMREGSGMVRFASEQPARYFDVGIAEQHAVTFAAGMACEGLKPVVAIYSTFLQRAYDQLVHDVALQNLPVVFAVDRGGLVGADGPTHHGTFDLSFAACIPNLAVITPADEAECRALLTTAFRHDGPTLVRYPRGSGLGTVPGNDLDALPFGKGEIRRPGRQVALLAFGSLLGAALAAGDDLNATVANMRFVKPLDADLVAELAGNHSLLVTLEENAVIGGAGSEVERVLAERGLAVPVLRLGLPDRFIDHGEQGQLLAELGLDKAGIVRAIQARLASDNRQ
- the folE2 gene encoding GTP cyclohydrolase FolE2 — protein: MSTPNTAIPDVQNLADTRQIAINKVGIKSIRHPIKVQDKSGGIQHTIAMFNMYVSLPHNFKGTHMSRFVEILNSHEREISVENFPAMLRDMVEKLEAESGHIEMSFPYFINKAAPVSGVQSLMDYDVTFIGEICGGEIRFSLKVVVPVTSLCPCSKKISEYGAHNQRSHVTVTARTNGFLWIEELVQLVESEASCELWGLLKRPDEKYVTERAYDNPKFVEDMVRDVAARLNAETRIDAYIVESENFESIHNHSAYALIEKDKTRG
- a CDS encoding helix-turn-helix domain-containing protein; its protein translation is MEYPSNPALAPIAEVGPPEAMADSLLIGKSETYVAGTTTIRHTHPVAQVLFAIEGVMQVETGLGQWIAPPSRAIWIPPGEWHQVRMLSRVCIRSVYVRPDAVRAMPSMCAVLAVTPLLRELLLAAVQLQPPHPPESRAERLIRVLLDELQILPSLPLALPIPADPLLQPLCETLRNTPDDARTTVDWAAALGIDSRTLQRRFQRATGMSFGEWRRQARLLFALQQLAAGRRVLDVALDAGYASPSAFTAMFRRQFGAAPSEFFAVAG
- a CDS encoding MFS transporter produces the protein MTSSTALPANAAPDDTRYRVLTAISLAHFLNDMMQSLILALYPILKGNYHLSFGEIGLLTLTYQCTASLLQPLVGLFTDRKPMPRALALAMAATLIGLLLLAQATTLPGLLLAAALVGTGSAIFHPESSRVARLASGGRHGFAQSLFQLGGNGGTAAGPLLAALIILPGGQHSVAWFALAALLAIIVLWQVGNWYRTHLAAQPTRAPAPVQAPLAAGRTRLALAVLVGLVIGKYTYMASLHSYYTFYLMQHFALDAEAAQLYLFAFLFAAAAGTLLGGPLGDRIGRRSVIWFSILGTIPFALWLPHANLHGTLLLSMAIGFILSSAFSAILVFAQELVPGKVGTISGLFFGLAFGIAGLAAAVLGWLADHWGIVGIYQLSAWLPLSGLIALALPDLRRSGR
- the rplS gene encoding 50S ribosomal protein L19, which gives rise to MNLIQQLEQEEIARLGKTIPDFAPGDTVVVQVKVKEGNRERLQAYEGVVIAKRNRGLNSSFIVRKISSGEGVERTFQSYSPLVASIEVKRRGDVRRAKLYYLRERSGKSARIKEKLVARKPAAAAAQ
- the trmD gene encoding tRNA (guanosine(37)-N1)-methyltransferase TrmD, with translation MRFDCVSIFPEMFAAVTQSGITRRALEEGRWAWQGWNPRDFAENAWRRVDDRPFGGGPGMLMQAAPLEKAIASAKAAQSAVGVVRSRVIYLSPQGRPLTHARVMELAAADEGLILLCGRYEGIDERLIERCVDEEISVGDFVLSGGELPAMVLIDAVVRQLPGVLGDAASATEDSFVDGLLDCPHYTRPEVYEGQGVPAVLLSGDHKKIRRWRLKQSLQRTRERRPELLANWLAQRSLTAEETQLLSEIAEAEQCGE
- the rimM gene encoding ribosome maturation factor RimM (Essential for efficient processing of 16S rRNA); amino-acid sequence: MVVLGRLADPYGVRGWLHLHAFGDDPLAWRQMPHWWLGREGGPWRQIGLLGLKAHGDGLVVQVEGVADRNAAESLKGVLVGAPRAALPQTAADEYYWADLIGMRVVNPAGELLGRVASLIETGANDVLRVVGEDGTERLLPFVDAVVSTVDREKGEILADWGLDW